From one Pedobacter faecalis genomic stretch:
- the rplA gene encoding 50S ribosomal protein L1 → MAKLTKNQKKAHAKLESGKLYSLKDAAALVKDITMTKFDASVDIDVSLGVDPRKANQMVRGIATLPHGTGKTVRVLVLCTPDKEEEAKAAGADFVGLDEYVSKIEGGWTDVDIIITTPSCMAKVGKLGRVLGPRNLMPNPKSGTVTNEVGKAVTDVKGGKIDFKVDKTGIIHASIGKVSFPAEKIYENALEVLQVISKLKPSAAKGTYFKSIHVSSTMSPGIAIETKSVAGI, encoded by the coding sequence AAGGCACATGCTAAACTAGAATCCGGAAAGCTGTATTCTTTAAAGGATGCTGCTGCTTTGGTTAAAGACATCACCATGACTAAGTTCGATGCTTCTGTAGACATCGACGTGAGCCTTGGTGTAGATCCACGTAAAGCCAATCAAATGGTACGTGGTATCGCTACTTTACCACACGGTACAGGTAAAACTGTACGTGTACTGGTACTTTGTACTCCTGATAAGGAGGAAGAGGCTAAAGCAGCTGGAGCGGATTTCGTAGGTTTAGATGAATATGTGAGTAAGATAGAAGGTGGATGGACCGATGTTGACATTATTATCACTACACCGTCTTGCATGGCAAAAGTAGGTAAACTGGGCCGGGTTTTAGGTCCGCGTAACCTGATGCCAAACCCTAAGTCGGGCACGGTTACCAATGAAGTTGGTAAAGCAGTTACTGATGTAAAAGGTGGTAAGATCGATTTTAAGGTTGACAAAACAGGTATTATACACGCTTCGATAGGAAAAGTATCGTTTCCGGCTGAGAAGATTTATGAGAATGCTTTAGAAGTACTTCAGGTAATTTCTAAGTTAAAGCCTTCTGCTGCTAAGGGAACTTACTTCAAGAGCATTCACGTATCCTCTACAATGAGTCCTGGAATTGCAATCGAAACTAAATCAGTAGCGGGGATCTAA